The DNA segment GCGCCCGGTCGAACAGGACGGCCGCCGACAGGGACATGCCGGAGAAGAACTGCGGCGCACCGTCGTGCCCCGCGCCCCGGGGTGCGTGCACCCAGTTGAACCACGCAGCCGCGGCGGCGAACAGCCACACGAGCATCCGGGAACCGAGGGCCGCGTCACCGTGGCTCGCCTCGCGCACCGCGAGGACGGAACAGAACATGGCCGCGCCGTCCAGGCCGAACGGCACCAGGTACTGCCAGCCCCCGGTCAGCCCCAGGTTCTGCTCGCCGAAGCCGACCAGGCCGTGGAAGGACAGGGCGGCCGCCACCGCCGCACAACAGAACAGGAGCACGTAGGAGGCCGTGCCGTAGAAGGCTTCCTTGCGCCTGCGGCGCTCCTCGCTGCGTTCCCAGGAGTCGTCCGTGCTCGCGTTCTCCCTGGACGAGCGCTTGCCGCGCGCGAGTACCGCAACCGCCGCCAGCATGCCCAGGAGCAGCACGGCGCCCGGAAGCAGCCAGGTCAGCGATATGTCGGTCAATCTCATCAGGGGGTCCCTTGCATTGGGATAGGGCGTAACGCCCGCCATAGTGGCCCACTCCGGACAGCCCTCAGGGGGTTTCGGGGCAAGAGGCCGCCAAGGAGGTGCAAGGGGATGCCCGGGGCGGCGTTCTGGTCGAACTACCGCATGATGGGCGGGAATTGAGTTCGAATAAGATTGACCGTACGGATGGTTCCGCCAAAAGTTCCCGCAATGTGTGGGGAAGTGGTGGCTTCCTTGCCCGGAGCGAGCGATCCCATCGCGATGATCTCGGTGGGCGCCGGGCTGTGCTCCTGGCTGCGCTCCCGGCTGTTCTCCGGATGGCGGCCCGGGCCTGATTGGCCCTCAGGCGGCTGCGGCCGTCGTCAGTTTGGCGATCCGGTCGGTGTCGCAGGTGCGCGGGCAGGTGACGCAGGTGTCCTCGGGGCGCACGGTGTAGAACATGCAGCAGCTGGCCCGGTCCCGGGTGGGCAGCGGCTCGCCGTCCGGACCCGTCAGCGCCCGGAACGCGGCCGAGCCGACGTACGGCCGGGTCGCCCCCGGCAGCAGCAGTTCCAGCTCCCGTACGGCCCGCCGCTCCTCCGTCTCCCCGAGCACGCCGGCGACGTACCAGAGCCCCTCCACGATCTCGTCGGTCACCATGCCCCACAGCGCCCGCCCGC comes from the Streptomyces sp. NBC_00820 genome and includes:
- a CDS encoding DUF2637 domain-containing protein, with product MRLTDISLTWLLPGAVLLLGMLAAVAVLARGKRSSRENASTDDSWERSEERRRRKEAFYGTASYVLLFCCAAVAAALSFHGLVGFGEQNLGLTGGWQYLVPFGLDGAAMFCSVLAVREASHGDAALGSRMLVWLFAAAAAWFNWVHAPRGAGHDGAPQFFSGMSLSAAVLFDRALKQTRRAALREQGLVPRPLPQIRIVRWLRAPRETYRAWSLMLLENVRSLDEAVDEVRDDQRQKEEERQRRRDQQRLDRAQLKAISRGHRGFVGRGRQVEVQAVERGAAPATAEPVIPAAEQLPVRSRPSLQPVRNGAEPATVDLTAEDDTMALPRLDSLERKLKDLEQQFG